In Lodderomyces elongisporus chromosome 1, complete sequence, a genomic segment contains:
- the KRR1 gene encoding ribosomal RNA assembly protein krr1 (BUSCO:EOG09263CG4) — protein MPSTHNADKPWDTPDIDKWAIEEFKEEHNASGEHFAEESSFMTLFPKYREQYLRNIWSYVTKALDKHHIRCELDLVEGSMTVKTTTKTFDPAMIIKARDLIKLLARSVPFPQAVKVLQDDIACDVIKIGNFVTNKDRFIKRRQRLVGPNGNTLKALELLTKCYILVQGNTVSAMGPFKGLKEVRRVVEDCMKNIHPIYYIKELMIKQELSKNPELANEDWSRFLPSFKKRNVARKKKTSKKDGEKKVYTPFPPAQQPRKIDLQIESGEYFLGKKERELKKIQEKRSKQEENSELKRQERAKDYVAPEESEYENKLLNQDKKEKKEKKDKKDKLDKKEKKSKRKSSEDGDDNEEKKSKKSKKSS, from the coding sequence ATGCCATCAACACATAATGCTGATAAGCCATGGGATACTCCCGATATAGATAAATGGGCCATCGAGGAGTTCAAAGAGGAACACAATGCCTCTGGAGAACATTTTGCAGAAGAATCGCTGTTTATGACATTATTCCCTAAATATAGAGAACAATACCTTCGAAATATATGGAGCTATGTGACAAAAGCTCTTGATAAGCATCATATAAGATGTGAGTTGGATCTTGTTGAAGGTTCGATGACCGTGaagacaacaacaaagacaTTTGACCCTGCGATGATTATCAAAGCTCGTGATTTGATCAAGTTATTGGCCAGATCAGTACCTTTCCCACAGGCTGTTAAAGTCTTGCAAGATGACATTGCATGTGATGTTATCAAGATTGGTAACTTTGTTACCAATAAAGATCGATTTATCAAAAGGAGACAAAGATTGGTGGGCCCAAATGGAAATACGTTGAAGGCTTTGGAGTTGTTGACTAAATGTTATATTTTGGTCCAGGGAAATACTGTGAGTGCGATGGGGCCATTTAAAGGGTTGAAGGAAGTGAGGAGGGTTGTTGAGGATTGCATGAAGAACATTCATCCAATATACTACATCAAGGAATTGATGATTAAACAGGAGTTGAGCAAGAACCCTGAGTTGGCAAATGAAGATTGGTCGAGATTCTTGCCTAGtttcaaaaagagaaatgtTGCAcgtaagaagaagacgagtAAGAAAGATGGCGAGAAGAAGGTTTACACGCCATTCCCACCAGCTCAACAACCTCGTAAGATTGATTTGCAAATTGAGAGTGGTGAATATTTCCTTGGTAAGAAGGAACGtgagttgaagaagatacaagaaaagaggagTAAACAAGAGGAAAATAGTGAGTTGAAGAGACAAGAGAGGGCAAAGGATTATGTTGCGCCCGAGGAATCTGAATATGAAAATAAGTTATTGAATCAGGacaaaaaggagaagaaggagaagaaagacaagaaagataaattagacaagaaggaaaagaaatcaaaaagaaaaagcagtGAGGATGGTGATGACAACGAGGAgaaaaaactgaaaaagtCGAAAAAGTCAAGCTAG